In Uranotaenia lowii strain MFRU-FL chromosome 2, ASM2978415v1, whole genome shotgun sequence, one genomic interval encodes:
- the LOC129749765 gene encoding uncharacterized protein LOC129749765: protein MHCASTPDFERLETSKFSIRSLRKRQTKCVQQELIRAIDRRRSLSKRRRHKPYDKTWSPLSPLKRSIGRASGLSHEYLPRCDPVTRKAVELYLVSKSQALKMPLESLKSNKPLMIATINGFFEQPDSVRQKFIEVAVLSDATRNGPCSDPFQIFFDLHRKQSRIERFLNSSEGRDVDIGVFAMNLERAEAGEEADPTRLTLITRKRFVEECEQLWKNMTPEQKFPFFAQAFIGTHFPQELDQALQ, encoded by the exons atgcaCTGCGCTTCAACGCCCGATTTCGAGCGTCTGGAGACGTCCAAGTTTTCGATTAGGTCACTCCGGAAGCGGCAAACCAAGTGTGTCCAACAGGAACTGATCCGGGCCATCGATCGACGCCGAAGCCTTTCGAAGCGGCGCCGCCATAAACCATACGATAAAACGTGGAGTCCCCTGAGCCCATTGAAGAGGTCCATTGGACGAGCATCGGGCTTGTCACACGAATACCTCCCACGATGTGACCCGGTCACTCGAAAAGCAGTAGAGCTGTACTTAGTCAG TAAATCTCAGGCGCTGAAGATGCCTCTCGAAAGTTTGAAGAGCAACAAGCCGCTGATGATAGCCACCATCAATGGATTCTTCGAACAACCGGATTCGGTCCGGCAAAAGTTCATCGAAGTGGCTGTCTTGAGTGATGCAACTAGAAATGGCCCCTGTTCGGATccgtttcaaattttcttcgacTTGCACCGGAAGCAGTCCCGGATAGAACGTTTCCTGAATTCATCCGAGGGCCGTGATGTAGACATTGGAGTTTTCGCTATGAATCTAGAGAGAGCCGAGGCAGGCGAAGAGGCAGATCCAACAAGGCTGACTTTAATTACCAGAAAAAGGTTTGTGGAGGAATGCGAACAGCTGTGGAAAAATATGACTCCGGAACAAAAGTTTCCTTTCTTTGCACAAGCATTTATTGGGACACATTTTCCACAAGAATTGGATCAAGCCCTACAATGA